From the Conger conger chromosome 13, fConCon1.1, whole genome shotgun sequence genome, the window TTGCTGGATTCCTGCAATTGTTAACCTGATTATGCATCCTGTGTTATTCACAAAGCTGATGCTTCAGTGCAATATTACTTGAAGTACAATGTGTAGTAAAAACTGTTTGGAATAAAAGcatgttctctttctctcagataATCGTTTGTTGGAGAAATCTGATTTGCAGGCAGTGCTGTCGGAGAGGCTTCAGCCAGATAAATCTGATCACCCGAATAGACATGATCTGAGGTAGGTAAGGGTGCTGGCCCTTGGACTGCAGTATGTGTGTTCGTATACGTGTGCATACGTTGAGGTTGTGCTTAGCTTcagcgtgtgtttctgtatgtgggTGAGacaagaagtgtgtgtgtgtgtgtgtgtgtgtgtgtgtgtgtgtgtgtgtgtgtgtgtgtgtgtgtgtgtgtgtgtgtgtgtgtgtgtgtgtgtgtgtgtgtgtgtgtgtgtgtgagagacagacaggggaaCAGCAGGTTTAGTGGGGCGGCTATGGGAGGTAACCGTCTGTGTCCTGCAGCCCTGGAGTAGACGTGGGCCGCAGCGATGCCCTGCTGCAGGAGATGGCCCAGATCCGCATCCGGCACCAGGAGGAGCTGACCGAGCTGCACAAGAAGCGCGGCGaggtccgtctgtccgtctgtccagGCGTCCTCTGATTAGGACACTGAATCAAACAATACATGGATATCATTATTTTGTCTCAATGACCTATTCTAGCTCTAGACCTGAGGGGACCCATCATGTGCTATGGAGGGCTGAGAGTGCAGATTTTCATTCATTCCAATCAATCAATTTCACTTAACGCTGCTTCAACCAGAGAGATCAGCTGGTGTTGATTTGTTGGAATATGAACCTGTACACTCTCATGGAACCTACTCCCCTcccatggcacatgattggacCCCTGTTCTAGATGTAGATtgaacagtgctgtgtgtgtttttcatgaATGACCACAGTGCATCCCTGtgttcaaaatggcttcccttcCTTTCTAGCTGGCCCAGAATGTCATTGAACTGAACAACCAAATGCAGCAGAAGGACAAGGAGATCCAGGGCAATGAGGCCAAGTGAGTGTGAATCTGCAACGTGAACGTGTTTGCTGCGCCTACGCGACTGTACATGCGAGACGTTTTGGCCCGCGTGACCTCgctctgccccctgctggcaggATGCTGCAATGTCAGCAGCGCATCTCGGAGCTGGAGGCGGAGTGCCGGGACCTGCGCAGCAACCTGCAGGACCTGGAGCGGGCCAACCAGACGCTGAAGGACGAGTACGACGCCCTGCAGATCACCTTCGGCGCGCTGGAGGAGAAGCTGCGTCGCACCACCGAGGACAACCAGGAGCTGGTCTCCCGTTGGATGGCCGAGAAGGCCCAGGAGGCCAACCGCCTCAACGCAGAGAACGAGAAGGACACCAGGTGACCAAACTCCCCCGGGCCGGGGAGACCGGGTCCGCTGGGCTCAGTCTGGTGGGAGACCTTCTGCAGAACTCTTCATTAGGTGCTGCAGGGCACCTAGGTGCTGCAGCAGTcttcaaccctgttcctggagatcaaatGTCCTGGTGGTGGTTTTAGCTCAAACCCTAATTTggtacacctgattctactaattggtACCTCAACAAgatctgtagctgttgaattAGGTGTGCTTTGAACCTACTGGGTGggacatctccaggaacagggttggggaccaCTTGGTTTGAGTGTGTAGATACTTGGTTTGAGTGGGTTGAGACTCAGGAAATCTGAGTTAACTAATCAAATAAAAGCTGAGGTAAACCACCTCCAAGGGCATCAGATAATGCTGATACCCTTGAGCAGGGAAACTCAAAAACTGTCCCTCAAGGCCAGTATTACTGCTGGTTTCATTCCTAAGATCTGGAACTGATTTAGTCCAGACACATCTAGTGAATGTAATGTTTAGCCAGACAAACAGATCGAGGGTCAGGTTTGATTGTCTTGGCCCTAGAGCCTAATGATGACATTGAGTTTAGTGTACAGTAATCGCTGACCTGTTGGTTGAATACTGGGTGGGTTCCAGGATGGACTTCGGTGGGGGTATGCTCTGTGCAGATGGGAATGCTGACTCCTCTGTTGGTTTCAGACGCAGACAGGCCAAACTGCAGAAGGACCTAGCAGAGGCAGCCAAGGAGCCCCTGCCCCTCGACCCGTGAGTACAGCCCATTCCACTTCAGCTCAATTTCAAATTTCCACGATTCGGTTATGCTGAAAATGATTGATTTTGCTTCATTGCAACCATAGCCTATACATAATTTAGACTCTGTAAACCTTTAGGACAGGGATGGCAAACTTTAGTCCTGGGGGGCTGCAGTCTCGGCTGGTTTCTGAGGTTTCTGTTCTGAGTGCAGCCAATTCAAgtctctctttcactttctctctttcgctcGCTCTCTCAGGGATGATGACATCGAGGTTCTGCCAGATGACGCCCCAGAAGGGGCGGGGCCAGCGGACACCTCGCCCAGCCGAGCCTCCTCCCGCACCCCGAGGTAGGGTTGAGTCTGGCTTAGGGTCTGAATTTAGGTGGTGTGTTTcctatatttttttgtgaatacTATCTATTAGAGTTGACTGACTTGAGTTGAGTGTCTGAAAAACGTGTTGCTGTGCTCAGAAGATTTGagttttgtcctttttttctctcagcaAGCGCAACTCCCAGCCTCCCTCGTCAGGACTCCTGGACTCCATATCCAGTATCTTTGGGTATGTGCTGTGAGCATGTTTCCTGTAGTGTTTTCAGATCTCACTGGCTCTTACAAACGGTTTCTGTGAGCCTCTGCTGTGTGACATGACTGCtcgtttctctctcctctccactgaACCTCCACCTCCTGCCTcttctgcgtctgtgtgtcctGGATGTTGGTTTCTGTTGTCTGTCTTCAGCCTGTCTGAGTCTGTGATGCCTGGACTCCACCCGCCTGACTGCAGGTGAAGCTGCACAATGTAGTTTGTAGCCTTTTTGTGCGTGGATGTGTTCATGTTGTAGGGAACGATCACCTGTGTTCTTTGGCTGGAGAGGATGTGGTAGCGTGGGGTGTGTAGGGTAGTTTTTAGCGTACGCTGCGTGCGGGTGGAGAGTTTCcatggtgagagtgtgtgctgtgtgccggCAGGCGGCGGTCCGCAAACTCGTTCGGCAGTTCACCTGACGGTGCAGAGACGCAGCCTGGGGTGTGTGCAGAAGTGCGAGTCCCTTCAACGGCCCTGCACACATTTGTGAGTATCCCTGCTcaatacgcacgcacgcacgcacgcacgcacacacacgtctgcGCAGGTCTGTGATGTGTACTGTAAAAGGTCTGATGCCTGAGTGTCCCCCAGCTTCCCTTCAGCTCCCAGAAGCCCCTGCTctgttcccagcatgctctaGGTGCGTGATGTTGGGTTCAGGGGCTTCTGACAGATGGGATGACCTCTCAGCCTGTGTCTCCTCGAGAATAAGAGGTCACAGTGATGATGGACATCCAACATAGCCAATTGCCAAGGAGTATTTGGGTCTGGGATGGGAACGAGCAAATGATCTCAAGTTTTCAAGCTGAGACCTTGACCCCCATCAGTACAGTAATCTTATACAGTGAAATCAGCACACTTATCCTGAGTGActtgtgaatgttgtgtgtttgattgCTCCTGTGATTTTGtcttcatggtgtgtgtgtgtgtgttcacaggacGCTCATGACGGAGAGGTGAACGCGGTGCGTTTCAGTCCTGGGTCTCGTCTCCTGGCCACGGGGGGTATGGACCGACGGGTGAAGCTCTGGGAGGTTGTCTCAGGTACATCCACTCTGTCCTGCGCTCTCAGTTAAGGGAGCGCATGCATGACCTGCCGTCAATGTCCCAGGTGCTGGAGGTCTGTGATGTTCTGTAAAAGGTCTGATGCCCAAGTTTCCCCCAGCTTCCCTTCAGCTCCCAGAAGCCCCGGTTTCCCCAGCATGCTCTAGGTGTGTGATGTTGGGTTCAGGGGCTTCTGACAGATGGGATGAcctctcactctgtgtctccTCGAGAATAAGGGGTTACGGTGGTGATGGACATCCAACATAGCCAATTGCCAAGGAGTATTTGGGTCTGGGGCAGGAACAGGCAAATGATCTCCAGTTTTCAAGCTGAGACCATCAGTGCATTAAATAACAGGGCTGGAATGCTGACCTGAACTCACAAAATGGAAGCGACTGTCCTTTGAGGGGCTGTTGTACTTTTAAACCTGTAATAGACTTTATCCGTCCAGTTATCATCTGTCCTCACCCATCACTTCCCCATGATGCTCAACAGTAGTGAGAAGTACACCTTTTCATTGCTACTAGCAGCAATATTGACCCTTAATGGTGCttagtcaggtccataaatattgggacatcaacacaattctcatctttttgcctctatacaccaccacaatggatttgaaatgaaacgagcaagatgtgctttaactgcagactttcagctttaatttgagggtatttacattacacaagtcaggtgaacagtgtaggaattacaacagtttgtatatgtgcctcccactttttaagggaccaaaagtaatgggacaaactaacaatcataaatcaaactttcactttttaatactttgttgcaaatcctttgcagtcaattacggcctgaagtctggaacgaaTAGACGTCAACACACGCTGGGTTTCAtacctggtgatgctctgccaggcctctactgcaactgtctccattcctgcttgttcttggggcattttcccttcagttttctcttcagcaagtgaaatgcatgtccaatcggattcaggtcaggtgattgacttggccattgcataacattccacttctttgccttaaaaaactctggttgctttcgcagtatgcttcgggtcattgtccatctgcactgtgaagcgccgtccaatgagttctgaagcatttagctgaatatgagcagattatattgcccgaaacacttcagaattcatcctgctgcttttgtcagcagtcacatcatcaatgaatacaagggaaccagttctattggcagccatacatgcccacgccatgacactaccaccaccatgcttcactgatgaggtggtatgttttggatcatgagcagttcctttctttctccatactcttcccatcattctggtacaagttgatctttgtcatctgtccataggatgttgttccagaactgtaaaggcttttttagatgtttggcaaactctaatctggtcttcctgtttttgaggctcaccaatggtttacatcttgtggtgaaccctctgtattcactctggtgaagtcttctcttgattgttgactttgacacgcatacacctacctcctggagagtgttcttgatctggccaactgttgtgaaggggtttttcttcaccagggaaagaattcttctgtcatccaccacagttgttttccgtggtcttccgggtcttttggtgttgctgagctcaccggtgcgttctttctttttaagaatgttccaaacggttgatttggccacacccaatgtttttgctatctctctgatgggtttctTTTgatttcagcctaatgatggcttgcttcactgatagtgacagctctttggatctcatattgagagttgacagcaacagattccaaatgcaaatagcacacttgaaatgaactctggaccttttatctgctccttgtaaatgagatgatgagggaataacacacacctgaccttggaacagctgagcagccaattgtcccattacttttggtcccttaaaaagtgggagtcacatatagaaactgttgtaattcctacaccattcacctgatttggatgtaaataccctcaaattaaagctgaaaatcttCAGTTcaagcacatcttgttcatttcaaatccattgtggcggtgtatagagccaaaaagaggagaattgtcgatgtcccaatatttatggacctgactgtatattgcCTTTGGTAATCCAGCGTGGCATCAGTGAGATGTTGGGCAATTTCCCCTACTCCTCATAGGTCCCTTGCTGTTGTTGGTAATGCTGCTTGGGAGCACTTGCTGGTGTACAGAGCTGTAATTGGTTGGCTTTGATCTTTGCTTGCTCTGAAGCTGCTCCActgcagtcagtcagtctggtCTTGGTGGGGAACACTGCCTTagtgatgtgtgctgatctccaCAGGCCATTGTGAGTACAAAGGGGCTTTGACTGGCAGCAACGCTGGGATCACTAGCATTGAGTTTGATAGTGCGGTGAGTATGCCTTGCACCCGTgtttgtgtacacacacacacacacacacacacacacacacacacacacacacacacacacacacacacacacacacacacacacacacacacacacacacacacacacacacacacaaacttactCTACCCCTCTGTGCTTCATCTACTCCCTCTTTCCAATGTGCTTCTGTGTCTCCTGCTCTTTCCCCTTGGTACTTGTAGTGCTTGATGTATCCCGAGGGTTTTGTCCTGCTGATGAAATCGGGTACACTTCCACTCTATTCTTTCTGCTGTGTACACCTGCCTTCAGCGTAATCCCTTATTCCCTTTTCCCCAGCTCTGTGTACACCAAAAACACTAATTCCACTGAATGATCGGTGTGCTCCCCCtaatacagaacacacacagttgagtgaaacatattttagaCCGATCGTTGCATTTGTATAGCAGTTTTTGACACACTGCATTTTACATTGAGGCTTTAGAATGCCAAGATTTGCCAATCTCACCTCGACtgcccacctgggtgatgcatggcagccattttgtgccgggACACTCCCCACGTACCAGCTGAGGTGGGGTGGGAGGAAAATGTTTTGCCAGTCATCTCCCTGTCAGCCTTCCTTTCTGATCAGTCCTGCACCACTGGCAATTGTCAGAGTGCTGAGCTCTCATTGGCTAGTTTAAGTCTGGTGTCTGTCCTCAGGGTTCTTACCTGCTTGCTGCGTCCAATGATTTCGCCAGCCGGATCTGGACTGTAGACGATTACAGGCTGCGGGTGAGTACTTGTGCTCTCCTGTGTTTCATTCCCACCGCCCTCAGTCAGGTACTGGTTAACTGTACTGCCTTAATGTGGAAGCATGAAGCACCAATTGGAAATTCCCTAAACTACCTTGGTTGATTGGTTCTAGCAGTGCTGGTTGTCAAATGTGCAGTCTTGTCAATCTTTGAGCTTTTCAGCTTTGTAATAAAGATATCTACTCCTGTATTGTACCCACATAATTTCTGAATGGTTCTCGGTGGTGGGTCAAGACATGCACTTCTTTTGCTTGTTCGTGGTGTGTGCAAAGGTCCTTTAATTTATAGAACATGGTTTCCTATAGGTTAGTGAACTAAtgcaaatgcataattgttttaataaaattatttcaGTTAAGCAATTACCATATTATAATGCATCCCACCAGAGTTAGAATTACGAATGGAATACAAATTCCACAATACACAAAGAATTGTTGTAAGATTATTTTCTTAAGTAATGCATTCAGCAATAAGCAGTTTCCTCTAGATGACAATTTGTGCTATTGCTGCCTGCAGGCAATGTTTACTGTAAACACTTGTCTCTTGTTTGCTGGAGGTCTGTGATGTTCTGTAAAAGGTCTGATGCCCAAGTTTCCCCCAGCTTCTCCAACTCCCAGAAGCCCCtgttttcccagcatgctctagGTGTGTGACGTTGGGTTCAGGGGCTTCTGACAGGTGGGATGACCTCTCAGCCTGTGTCTCCTCGAGAATAAGGGGTCACCGTGATGATGGATGTCCAACATAACTCATTGCCAAGGAGTATTTGGGTCTGGGGCAGGAACAGGCGCAAATGATCTCCAGTTTTCAAGCTGAGACCTTCCCATAGTACTTTATTtacagaaattacattttaagtgCTTGTGTAGCATATCCAGTGGGGGATTGGCAGCTCGTGGTCCCAGAGGGCTGTGAGCTGtttgttttccaccctccctttgcctGGGAGTCGGGTCTGGAGACAGTCTGGCCGagcagtagcactaattgttcagataattacccaggagaagaGAACCATGGCTttgtttggatttgagggcctgGGTTGATCCCTGGTAGACAGGTTGGCGCAGCATTCAGGTGTTTTAGTGTccggttctctctctctctgtctcttagCACACCCTCACGGGACACAGTGGAAAAGTGCTGTCTGCGCGCTTCCTCCTGGACAATGCCCGCATCGTATCTGGGAGTTACGACCGGACCCTGAAGCTCTGGGACCTCCGCAGCAAAGTCTGTAAGAGCAGTTTGCCACAATTCCTGCTGTAGCTTATTGGGCAAAGGGGGCAGATTACTAGGTGTTTACTAGGTGGCGCTCCTGAATTTCCTGGATATTCACATTTGTTAAAATATAAGTTCTGATTCcttgcatttcattacatttgtgtatgtaatgtagtgtaggaTTAacctcatttttaaatgtttctcacttgctcctctctctgtctcaggtaTGAAGACAGTATTTGCAGGCTCCAGCTGTAATGACATTGTGTGTACAGAGCAGTGCGTaatgagcggccattttgataaGAAAGTGCGCTTCTGGGACATCAGGTGAGCTCTaaagctgtgtggtgtgtgtgtgtgtgtggtgtgtgtgtgtggtctctctcgtgctctctctctgatgctgtGTGTCATGCTCAGGGCGGAGAGTATTGTTCGGGAGCTGGAGCTCCTGGGCCGGATCACCTCGCTGGACCTGAACCAGGACCGCTCCGAGCTGCTCACCTGTTCCCGTGACGACCTGGTCAAGATCATCGACCTGCGCAGCAGCAGCGTGCGGCAGACCTTCAGGTGAGATCTCTGTCCTGGAGCAGGGCCCATGACCACACTATCCTTCCTCacactccctctgctctctccacaGTGCTGACGGCTTCAAGTGTGGGTCGGACTGGACTCGAGTAACGTTCAGGTGAGCCTGTGTGCCTTTTCAGGGGATTACTGGGCTTTTTCCaggtccatgttccagatttaagTATTCTGgcttttactcggtgcagttatccagttaagttggttatcctgctttgtgataccaGGCATATTAAAcgtgtggctttgtgtgtgcgtgactgtccTCAGCCCCGATGGGTGCTACGTAGCGGCGGGCTCTGCGGAGGGAACCCTGTTTGTGTGGAATGTGCTGACTGGCAAGCTGGAGCGCTCCCTGGACAAGCACCACAGGTCCGTCCCCCCGCCCCCGTTCTCCGCCGCGATTGGTCGCTCCCTGCCGCATCTTTGTTCTGATTGGTCTTCTCTTGCAGCTCCGCCATCAACGCCGTGTCCTGGTCTCCGTCTGGAGCCCACGTGGTCAGCGTGGAGAAGGGGAGCAAGGCCGTGCTGTGGTCCgacctgtgat encodes:
- the atg16l1 gene encoding autophagy-related protein 16-1 isoform X2; translated protein: MSGAERRTQCWWKRHIAEQLKQRDRVQRQAFEEIIHQYNRLLEKSDLQAVLSERLQPDKSDHPNRHDLSPGVDVGRSDALLQEMAQIRIRHQEELTELHKKRGELAQNVIELNNQMQQKDKEIQGNEAKMLQCQQRISELEAECRDLRSNLQDLERANQTLKDEYDALQITFGALEEKLRRTTEDNQELVSRWMAEKAQEANRLNAENEKDTRRRQAKLQKDLAEAAKEPLPLDPDDDIEVLPDDAPEGAGPADTSPSRASSRTPSKRNSQPPSSGLLDSISSIFGRRSANSFGSSPDGAETQPGVCAEVRVPSTALHTFDAHDGEVNAVRFSPGSRLLATGGMDRRVKLWEVVSGHCEYKGALTGSNAGITSIEFDSAGSYLLAASNDFASRIWTVDDYRLRHTLTGHSGKVLSARFLLDNARIVSGSYDRTLKLWDLRSKVCMKTVFAGSSCNDIVCTEQCVMSGHFDKKVRFWDIRAESIVRELELLGRITSLDLNQDRSELLTCSRDDLVKIIDLRSSSVRQTFSADGFKCGSDWTRVTFSPDGCYVAAGSAEGTLFVWNVLTGKLERSLDKHHSSAINAVSWSPSGAHVVSVEKGSKAVLWSDL
- the atg16l1 gene encoding autophagy-related protein 16-1 isoform X1, encoding MSGAERRTQCWWKRHIAEQLKQRDRVQRQAFEEIIHQYNRLLEKSDLQAVLSERLQPDKSDHPNRHDLSPGVDVGRSDALLQEMAQIRIRHQEELTELHKKRGELAQNVIELNNQMQQKDKEIQGNEAKMLQCQQRISELEAECRDLRSNLQDLERANQTLKDEYDALQITFGALEEKLRRTTEDNQELVSRWMAEKAQEANRLNAENEKDTRRRQAKLQKDLAEAAKEPLPLDPDDDIEVLPDDAPEGAGPADTSPSRASSRTPSKRNSQPPSSGLLDSISSIFGLSESVMPGLHPPDCRRRSANSFGSSPDGAETQPGVCAEVRVPSTALHTFDAHDGEVNAVRFSPGSRLLATGGMDRRVKLWEVVSGHCEYKGALTGSNAGITSIEFDSAGSYLLAASNDFASRIWTVDDYRLRHTLTGHSGKVLSARFLLDNARIVSGSYDRTLKLWDLRSKVCMKTVFAGSSCNDIVCTEQCVMSGHFDKKVRFWDIRAESIVRELELLGRITSLDLNQDRSELLTCSRDDLVKIIDLRSSSVRQTFSADGFKCGSDWTRVTFSPDGCYVAAGSAEGTLFVWNVLTGKLERSLDKHHSSAINAVSWSPSGAHVVSVEKGSKAVLWSDL